From the genome of Callithrix jacchus isolate 240 chromosome 7, calJac240_pri, whole genome shotgun sequence, one region includes:
- the ITGB1 gene encoding integrin beta-1 isoform X1, protein MNLQLIFWIGLISSVCCVFGQTDENRCLKANAKSCGECIQAGPNCGWCTNSTFLQEGMPTSARCDDLEALKKKGCPPDDIENPRGSKDIKKNKNVTNRSKGTAEKLKPEDITQIQPQQLVLRLRSGEPQTFTLKFKRAEDYPIDLYYLMDLSYSMKDDLENVKSLGTDLMNEMRRITSDFRIGFGSFVEKTVMPYISTTPAKLRNPCTSEQNCTSPFSYKNVLSLTNKGEVFNELVGKQRISGNLDSPEGGFDAIMQVAVCGSLIGWRNVTRLLVFSTDAGFHFAGDGKLGGIVLPNDGQCHLENNMYTMSHYYDYPSIAHLVQKLSENNIQTIFAVTEEFQPVYKELKNLIPKSAVGTLSSNSSNVIQLIIDAYNSLSSEVILENSKLSEGVTISYKSYCKNGVNGTGENGRKCSNISIGDEVQFEISITSNKCPKKDSDAFKIRPLGFTEEVEVILQYICECECQSEGIPGSPKCHEGNGTFECGACRCNEGRVGRHCECSTDEVNSEDMDAYCRKENSSEICSNNGECICGQCVCRKRDNTNEIYSGKFCECDNFNCDRSNGLICGGNGVCKCRVCECYPNYTGSACDCSLDTSTCVASNGQICNGRGICECGVCKCTDPKFQGQTCEMCQTCLGVCAEHKECVQCRAFNKGEKKDTCAQECSYFNITKVESREKLPQPVQPDPVSHCKEKDVDDCWFYFTYSVNGNNEIMVHVVENPECPTGPDIIPIVAGVVAGIVLIGLALLLIWKLLMIIHDRREFAKFEKEKMNAKWDTQENPIYKSPINNFKNPNYGRKTGL, encoded by the exons ATGAAAATAGATGTTTAAAAGCAAATGCCAAATCATGTGGAGAATGTATACAAGCAGGACCAAATTGTGGGTGGTGCACAAATTCA ACATTTTTACAAGAAGGAATGCCTACTTCTGCACGATGTGATGACTTagaagccttaaaaaagaaaggttGCCCTCCAGATGACATAGAAAATCCCAGAGGCTccaaagatataaagaaaaataaaaatgtaaccaATCGTAGCAAAGGAACAGCAGAGAAGCTCAAGCCAGAGGATATTACTCAGATCCAACCACAGCAGTTGGTTTTGCGATTAAGATCAG GGGAGCCACAGACATTTACGTTAAAATTCAAGAGAGCTGAAGACTATCCTATTGACCTCTACTACCTTATGGACCTGTCTTACTCAATGAAAGATGATTTAGAGAATGTAAAAAGTCTTGGAACAGATCTGATGAACGAAATGAGGAGGATTACTTCTGACTTCAGAATTG gaTTTGGCTCATTTGTGGAAAAGACTGTGATGCCTTACATTAGCACAACACCAGCTAAGCTCAGGAATCCTTGCACAAGTGAACAGAACTGCACCAGCCCATTTAGCTACAAAAATGTGCTTAGTCTTACTAATAAAGGAGAAGTATTTAATGAACTTGTAGGAAAACAGCGCATATCTGGTAATTTGGATTCTCCAGAAGGTGGTTTTGATGCCATCATGCAAGTTGCAGTTTGTGGA tcaCTGATTGGCTGGAGGAATGTTACCCGGCTGCTGGTGTTTTCCACAGATGCTGGGTTTCACTTTGCTGGAGATGGGAAACTTGGTGGCATTGTTTTACCAAATGATGGACAATGTCACCTGGAAAACAATATGTACACAATGAGCCATTATTAT GATTATCCTTCTATTGCTCACCTTGTCCAGAAACTCAGTGAAAATAATATTCAGACGATTTTCGCAGTTACTGAAGAGTTTCAGCCTGTTTACAAG GAACTGAAAAACTTGATCCCCAAGTCAGCAGTAGGAACATTATCTTCAAATTCTAGCAATGTAATTCAGTTGATCATTGACGCATACAAT TCCCTTTCCTCAGaagtcattttggaaaacagcaaATTATCAGAAGGAGTAACAATAAGTTACAAATCTTACTGCAAGAATGGGGTGAATGGAACaggggaaaatggaagaaaatgttccaATATTTCCATTGGAGATGAG gtTCAGTTTGAAATTAGCATAACTTCAAATAAATGTCCAAAAAAGGATTCTGACGCCTTTAAAATTAGGCCTCTGGGCTTTACGGAGGAAGTAGAGGTTATTCTTCAGTACATCTGTGAATGTGAATGCCAAAGCGAAGGCATCCCCGGAAGTCCCAAGTGTCATGAAGGAAACGGGACGTTTGAGTGTGGCGCATGCAG GTGCAACGAGGGGCGTGTTGGTAGGCATTGTGAATGCAGCACAGATGAAGTCAACAGTGAAGATATGGACGCTTACTGCAGGAAAGAAAACAGTTCAGAAATCTGCAGTAACAATGGAGAGTGCATCTGTGGACAGTGTGTTTGTAGGAAGAGGGATAATACAAATGAAATTTATTCTGGCAAATTCTGCGAGTGTGATAATTTCAACTGTGATAGATCCAATGGCTTAATTTGTGGAG GAAATGGTGTTTGCAAGTGTCGTGTGTGTGAGTGCTACCCCAACTACACTGGCAGTGCGTGTGACTGTTCTTTGGATACTAGTACTTGCGTAGCCAGCAACGGACAGATCTGCAATGGTCGGGGCATCTGTGAGTGTGGTGTCTGTAAGTGTACAGATCCGAAGTTTCAAGGGCAAACGTGTGAGATGTGTCAGACCTGCCTTGGTGTCTGTGCTGAGCATAA agaatGTGTTCAGTGCAGAGCCTtcaataaaggagaaaagaaagacacatgtgcacaggaatgttcatatTTTAACATTACCAAGGTAGAAAGTCGGGAAAAATTGCCCCAGCCAGTCCAACCTGATCCTGTCTCCCATTGTAAGGAGAAAGATGTTGATGACTGTTGGTTCTATTTCACATACTCAGTGAATGGAAACAACGAGATTATGGTTCATGTTGTGGAGAATCCAG AGTGTCCTACAGGTCCAGATATCATTCCAATTGTAGCTGGTGTGGTTGCTGGAATTGTTCTTATTGGCCTTGCATTACTGCTGATATGGAAGCTTTTAATGATAATTCATGACCGAAGGGAATTTGCTAaatttgaaaaggagaaaatgaatgcCAAATGGGACACG cAAGAAAATCCGATATACAAGAGTCCTATTAATAATTTCAAGAATCCAAACTACGGACGTAAAACTGGTCTCTAA
- the ITGB1 gene encoding integrin beta-1 isoform X2: protein MNLQLIFWIGLISSVCCVFGQTDENRCLKANAKSCGECIQAGPNCGWCTNSTFLQEGMPTSARCDDLEALKKKGCPPDDIENPRGSKDIKKNKNVTNRSKGTAEKLKPEDITQIQPQQLVLRLRSGEPQTFTLKFKRAEDYPIDLYYLMDLSYSMKDDLENVKSLGTDLMNEMRRITSDFRIGFGSFVEKTVMPYISTTPAKLRNPCTSEQNCTSPFSYKNVLSLTNKGEVFNELVGKQRISGNLDSPEGGFDAIMQVAVCGSLIGWRNVTRLLVFSTDAGFHFAGDGKLGGIVLPNDGQCHLENNMYTMSHYYDYPSIAHLVQKLSENNIQTIFAVTEEFQPVYKELKNLIPKSAVGTLSSNSSNVIQLIIDAYNSLSSEVILENSKLSEGVTISYKSYCKNGVNGTGENGRKCSNISIGDEVQFEISITSNKCPKKDSDAFKIRPLGFTEEVEVILQYICECECQSEGIPGSPKCHEGNGTFECGACRCNEGRVGRHCECSTDEVNSEDMDAYCRKENSSEICSNNGECICGQCVCRKRDNTNEIYSGKFCECDNFNCDRSNGLICGGNGVCKCRVCECYPNYTGSACDCSLDTSTCVASNGQICNGRGICECGVCKCTDPKFQGQTCEMCQTCLGVCAEHKECVQCRAFNKGEKKDTCAQECSYFNITKVESREKLPQPVQPDPVSHCKEKDVDDCWFYFTYSVNGNNEIMVHVVENPECPTGPDIIPIVAGVVAGIVLIGLALLLIWKLLMIIHDRREFAKFEKEKMNAKWDTGENPIYKSAVTTVVNPKYEGK from the exons ATGAAAATAGATGTTTAAAAGCAAATGCCAAATCATGTGGAGAATGTATACAAGCAGGACCAAATTGTGGGTGGTGCACAAATTCA ACATTTTTACAAGAAGGAATGCCTACTTCTGCACGATGTGATGACTTagaagccttaaaaaagaaaggttGCCCTCCAGATGACATAGAAAATCCCAGAGGCTccaaagatataaagaaaaataaaaatgtaaccaATCGTAGCAAAGGAACAGCAGAGAAGCTCAAGCCAGAGGATATTACTCAGATCCAACCACAGCAGTTGGTTTTGCGATTAAGATCAG GGGAGCCACAGACATTTACGTTAAAATTCAAGAGAGCTGAAGACTATCCTATTGACCTCTACTACCTTATGGACCTGTCTTACTCAATGAAAGATGATTTAGAGAATGTAAAAAGTCTTGGAACAGATCTGATGAACGAAATGAGGAGGATTACTTCTGACTTCAGAATTG gaTTTGGCTCATTTGTGGAAAAGACTGTGATGCCTTACATTAGCACAACACCAGCTAAGCTCAGGAATCCTTGCACAAGTGAACAGAACTGCACCAGCCCATTTAGCTACAAAAATGTGCTTAGTCTTACTAATAAAGGAGAAGTATTTAATGAACTTGTAGGAAAACAGCGCATATCTGGTAATTTGGATTCTCCAGAAGGTGGTTTTGATGCCATCATGCAAGTTGCAGTTTGTGGA tcaCTGATTGGCTGGAGGAATGTTACCCGGCTGCTGGTGTTTTCCACAGATGCTGGGTTTCACTTTGCTGGAGATGGGAAACTTGGTGGCATTGTTTTACCAAATGATGGACAATGTCACCTGGAAAACAATATGTACACAATGAGCCATTATTAT GATTATCCTTCTATTGCTCACCTTGTCCAGAAACTCAGTGAAAATAATATTCAGACGATTTTCGCAGTTACTGAAGAGTTTCAGCCTGTTTACAAG GAACTGAAAAACTTGATCCCCAAGTCAGCAGTAGGAACATTATCTTCAAATTCTAGCAATGTAATTCAGTTGATCATTGACGCATACAAT TCCCTTTCCTCAGaagtcattttggaaaacagcaaATTATCAGAAGGAGTAACAATAAGTTACAAATCTTACTGCAAGAATGGGGTGAATGGAACaggggaaaatggaagaaaatgttccaATATTTCCATTGGAGATGAG gtTCAGTTTGAAATTAGCATAACTTCAAATAAATGTCCAAAAAAGGATTCTGACGCCTTTAAAATTAGGCCTCTGGGCTTTACGGAGGAAGTAGAGGTTATTCTTCAGTACATCTGTGAATGTGAATGCCAAAGCGAAGGCATCCCCGGAAGTCCCAAGTGTCATGAAGGAAACGGGACGTTTGAGTGTGGCGCATGCAG GTGCAACGAGGGGCGTGTTGGTAGGCATTGTGAATGCAGCACAGATGAAGTCAACAGTGAAGATATGGACGCTTACTGCAGGAAAGAAAACAGTTCAGAAATCTGCAGTAACAATGGAGAGTGCATCTGTGGACAGTGTGTTTGTAGGAAGAGGGATAATACAAATGAAATTTATTCTGGCAAATTCTGCGAGTGTGATAATTTCAACTGTGATAGATCCAATGGCTTAATTTGTGGAG GAAATGGTGTTTGCAAGTGTCGTGTGTGTGAGTGCTACCCCAACTACACTGGCAGTGCGTGTGACTGTTCTTTGGATACTAGTACTTGCGTAGCCAGCAACGGACAGATCTGCAATGGTCGGGGCATCTGTGAGTGTGGTGTCTGTAAGTGTACAGATCCGAAGTTTCAAGGGCAAACGTGTGAGATGTGTCAGACCTGCCTTGGTGTCTGTGCTGAGCATAA agaatGTGTTCAGTGCAGAGCCTtcaataaaggagaaaagaaagacacatgtgcacaggaatgttcatatTTTAACATTACCAAGGTAGAAAGTCGGGAAAAATTGCCCCAGCCAGTCCAACCTGATCCTGTCTCCCATTGTAAGGAGAAAGATGTTGATGACTGTTGGTTCTATTTCACATACTCAGTGAATGGAAACAACGAGATTATGGTTCATGTTGTGGAGAATCCAG AGTGTCCTACAGGTCCAGATATCATTCCAATTGTAGCTGGTGTGGTTGCTGGAATTGTTCTTATTGGCCTTGCATTACTGCTGATATGGAAGCTTTTAATGATAATTCATGACCGAAGGGAATTTGCTAaatttgaaaaggagaaaatgaatgcCAAATGGGACACG ggtgaAAATCCTATTTATAAGAGTGCCGTGACAACTGTGGTCAATCCGAAGTATGAGGGAAAATGA